In one Streptomyces sp. NBC_00597 genomic region, the following are encoded:
- a CDS encoding GH1 family beta-glucosidase → MTAPVPPFPADFLWGVSASAFQIEGSPAAGGRGPSSWDAFTKEPGRIKDGSHADVATDHYRRYREDVALMAGLGVGAYRFSVSWSRVLPDGHGRVNREGLDFYDRLVDALCTAGIAPVPTLFHWDTPLALEEKGGWLSRDTAERFAAYASVVAERLADRVPMWITINEPAEVTLLGYGLGEHAPGRRLVFDALPAAHHQLLAHGLGVQALRAAGARRIGIAASHSPVWAAGEGEADRAAAELYDTLTNRLFSDPILTGAYPDEGLASLLPGPVAEDLKTISAPLDWYGVNYYNPMLVGAPRPSGPAGEFGGIEIPADLPFDIRPIEGYEHTDFGWPVVPDGLRELLVSLRERYGDRLPPLYVTENGCSYADGPDPVTGRICDARRIAYHAGHLAALHRAMAQGVDVRGYFIWSILDNFEWAEGYRQRFGLVHVDYETLERTPKDSYAWYRDVVKGGR, encoded by the coding sequence ATGACTGCGCCCGTACCCCCGTTCCCCGCCGATTTCCTCTGGGGCGTCTCCGCCTCGGCGTTCCAGATCGAGGGCTCGCCCGCCGCCGGCGGCCGGGGCCCCTCCTCCTGGGACGCGTTCACCAAGGAGCCCGGCCGCATCAAGGACGGCTCGCACGCGGACGTGGCCACCGACCACTACCGCCGCTACCGCGAGGACGTGGCCCTGATGGCCGGACTCGGCGTCGGCGCCTACCGGTTCTCGGTGTCCTGGTCGCGGGTCCTGCCGGACGGCCACGGGCGGGTCAACCGCGAAGGGCTGGACTTCTACGACCGGCTGGTCGACGCGCTGTGCACCGCCGGGATCGCCCCCGTGCCCACGCTGTTCCACTGGGACACACCGCTGGCCCTGGAGGAGAAGGGCGGCTGGCTCAGCCGCGACACCGCCGAACGGTTCGCCGCGTACGCCTCGGTGGTCGCGGAGCGGCTCGCCGACCGCGTCCCCATGTGGATCACCATCAACGAGCCCGCCGAGGTCACCCTCCTCGGGTACGGGCTCGGCGAGCACGCCCCCGGCAGGCGCCTGGTCTTCGACGCCCTGCCCGCGGCCCACCACCAGCTCCTGGCCCACGGCCTCGGCGTACAGGCCCTGCGCGCCGCGGGCGCCCGCCGGATCGGCATCGCCGCCTCGCACAGTCCCGTGTGGGCCGCCGGCGAAGGCGAGGCCGACCGCGCCGCCGCCGAGCTGTACGACACCCTCACCAACCGCCTCTTCTCCGACCCGATCCTGACCGGCGCGTACCCCGACGAGGGCCTGGCCTCACTGCTGCCCGGCCCGGTGGCGGAGGACCTCAAGACGATCTCGGCCCCGCTGGACTGGTACGGCGTCAACTACTACAACCCCATGCTCGTCGGAGCCCCGCGACCGAGCGGGCCCGCAGGAGAGTTCGGGGGCATCGAGATCCCGGCGGACCTCCCCTTCGACATCCGGCCGATCGAGGGGTACGAGCACACCGACTTCGGCTGGCCGGTGGTCCCGGACGGGCTGCGCGAACTGCTCGTCTCCCTGCGCGAGCGCTACGGCGACCGGTTGCCACCGCTGTACGTCACCGAGAACGGCTGCTCGTACGCGGACGGGCCCGATCCCGTGACGGGCCGGATCTGCGATGCGCGCCGGATCGCGTACCACGCCGGCCATCTCGCCGCCCTGCACCGGGCGATGGCGCAGGGCGTGGACGTCCGCGGCTACTTCATCTGGTCGATCCTCGACAACTTCGAGTGGGCCGAGGGGTACCGGCAGCGGTTCGGGCTGGTCCACGTCGACTACGAGACGCTGGAGCGGACTCCGAAGGACTCGTACGCCTGGTACCGCGACGTGGTCAAGGGCGGAAGATGA
- a CDS encoding MFS transporter, which produces MTVGRTAEDSAGPLDAGPVGGRWISALSLANLGVWVGWFGPLQLLLARQAQQLAPDHKASTLALVTGVGAAVSMVANPVFGALSDRTTASVGRRIPWVAAGVAGGAGGLLVLARASSVAVVIAGWCVVQLALNAAFAALTAAVPDQVPPRRRGLVGGWLGVAQVGGILVGTALATVAGGITAGYLACAAFSVLAAVPYVVMRRDTRLSPAARPPFRWRAFLTGFWIDPRRYPDFGWAWLTRFLMNLSYSVSTMYLLYYLTDAVHYEDDADTGVLVLTALNALTLLATVVVGGVRSDRTGRRKVYVIGSGLVISAATLLLAVWQTWTGAIVASLVLGVGFGIYTSVDFALLTDVLPTAQDRGRDLGVINIANALPQVLAPVIAAPVVTHFGGYTALYALAGALALAGSVLVRRIRGVP; this is translated from the coding sequence ATGACCGTCGGGCGCACCGCCGAGGACAGCGCCGGCCCGCTCGACGCCGGCCCGGTCGGCGGGCGGTGGATCAGCGCACTGTCTCTCGCCAATCTGGGCGTCTGGGTCGGCTGGTTCGGTCCGCTCCAACTGCTGCTCGCCCGCCAGGCGCAGCAGCTCGCCCCGGACCACAAGGCCTCCACGCTCGCGCTGGTGACGGGAGTGGGCGCGGCCGTTTCGATGGTCGCCAACCCGGTGTTCGGGGCCCTGTCGGACCGTACGACGGCCTCGGTGGGCCGGCGGATCCCCTGGGTGGCGGCCGGTGTCGCGGGCGGGGCGGGCGGGCTGCTCGTCCTCGCGCGGGCTTCGAGCGTCGCCGTGGTGATCGCGGGCTGGTGCGTGGTCCAACTGGCCCTCAACGCGGCCTTCGCCGCGCTCACCGCGGCCGTGCCCGATCAGGTCCCGCCCCGTCGGCGCGGCCTGGTCGGCGGCTGGCTCGGCGTCGCGCAGGTCGGCGGCATCCTAGTCGGTACGGCGCTGGCCACCGTCGCGGGCGGCATCACGGCCGGGTACCTCGCGTGCGCGGCGTTCTCGGTGCTCGCGGCCGTCCCGTACGTGGTGATGCGGCGCGACACCCGGCTCTCCCCCGCGGCCCGGCCGCCCTTCCGGTGGCGGGCCTTCCTCACCGGTTTCTGGATCGACCCGCGCCGGTACCCCGACTTCGGCTGGGCCTGGCTGACGCGCTTCCTGATGAACCTGTCGTACTCCGTCAGCACCATGTACCTGCTGTACTACCTGACGGACGCGGTGCACTACGAGGACGACGCGGACACGGGCGTGCTGGTCCTGACGGCCCTCAACGCGCTCACCCTCCTGGCCACGGTGGTGGTCGGCGGCGTCAGGTCGGACCGTACGGGCCGGCGGAAGGTCTACGTCATCGGGTCGGGGCTGGTCATCTCCGCGGCGACGCTGCTGCTCGCCGTCTGGCAGACCTGGACCGGGGCGATCGTCGCCTCGCTGGTCCTCGGGGTCGGCTTCGGCATCTACACGTCGGTGGACTTCGCCCTGCTGACGGACGTGCTGCCGACGGCGCAGGACCGGGGCCGGGACCTCGGCGTCATCAACATCGCAAACGCCCTGCCCCAAGTGCTGGCTCCGGTGATCGCCGCGCCGGTGGTCACGCATTTCGGCGGGTACACGGCGCTCTACGCGCTCGCGGGCGCCCTGGCGCTGGCGGGATCGGTGCTGGTCCGCCGGATCCGCGGGGTCCCGTAG
- a CDS encoding chaplin, with translation MKIRTLAVAACLVVGATLGGIGSAAADATADGYAIGSPGFLSGNVVQVPIHIPINLCGNSINILAALNPTGAHTCTNT, from the coding sequence ATGAAGATCCGTACCCTGGCCGTTGCGGCCTGTCTGGTCGTCGGTGCGACGCTCGGCGGTATCGGCAGCGCTGCCGCCGACGCGACGGCCGACGGCTACGCCATCGGTTCGCCGGGCTTCCTCTCGGGCAACGTCGTCCAGGTGCCGATCCACATCCCGATCAACCTCTGTGGCAACAGCATCAACATCCTCGCGGCGCTGAACCCGACCGGTGCCCACACCTGCACCAACACCTGA
- a CDS encoding ABC transporter ATP-binding protein — protein sequence MARHAVRRLLSVADDPDSVVAAAPPVTPREAFRRFWPYTRGGRRWLVPILLFSTIGPLIDAAEIWLFKVVVDEVLVPRDLRPFLWIALAYLGLVLFSGVLEFADDVMSTWVGERFLLTLRADVYRHVQGLSLGFFERRRLGDVLSRITGDVDAIETFLLSGVANGLYHVIRLGVFLGLLFYLRWDLTLLALVIVPLFWGAARRFSRLVKAASRERRRRSGSISAIAEESLGNIALVQAYNRQGTEEGRFARESTGRFRAAMVSARIRSVYGPIVEVIELTGALAVLALGTWKLAQGQLTLGGLLVFVALLGKLYSPIRDLSQLTNTFYAASASAERIIELLDQRPQVVEVEAARARRIGRARGNVEFRGVSFRYPGTARWSLRDVSFRVEPGATLALVGASGAGKSTVGKLQLRFYDPDRGAVLLDGTDLRELRLSELRENVAVVLQETLVFHGTVRENIAYGRPGATEADIVAAARAADADGFIRLLPEGYDTVVGQRGRTLSGGQAQRLAIARAMVRDAPVLLLDEPTTGLDAESGRRIMEPLRRLMAGRTTIVISHNLLTVRDATSTVVLDRGRVAQSGTHEELLVRDGPYARLHRVNGGAPGPGPGPAKADSPLKVLS from the coding sequence GTGGCGCGGCATGCCGTGCGGCGGCTGCTGTCGGTGGCGGACGACCCCGACTCGGTCGTCGCCGCCGCCCCGCCCGTCACCCCGCGCGAGGCGTTCCGGCGGTTCTGGCCCTACACCCGTGGCGGCCGGCGCTGGCTCGTCCCGATCCTCCTCTTCAGCACGATCGGCCCGCTGATCGACGCGGCCGAGATCTGGCTCTTCAAGGTCGTGGTGGACGAGGTACTCGTTCCGCGCGATCTGCGCCCGTTCCTGTGGATCGCGCTGGCCTATCTGGGCCTGGTGCTCTTCTCGGGCGTTCTGGAGTTCGCCGACGACGTGATGTCCACGTGGGTCGGCGAGCGTTTTCTGCTGACCCTGCGCGCGGACGTCTACCGGCACGTCCAGGGCCTCTCGCTCGGCTTCTTCGAGCGCCGGCGGCTGGGAGACGTACTGTCCCGCATCACCGGCGACGTCGACGCGATCGAGACGTTCCTCCTGTCGGGCGTGGCCAACGGCCTTTACCACGTGATCCGGTTGGGCGTCTTCCTCGGCCTGCTGTTCTACCTGCGCTGGGACTTGACCCTCCTCGCGCTCGTGATCGTGCCGCTCTTCTGGGGCGCGGCCCGGCGCTTCTCCCGGCTGGTCAAGGCCGCGTCCCGCGAGCGGCGCCGGCGCAGCGGCTCGATCAGCGCGATAGCCGAGGAGTCGCTCGGCAACATCGCGCTGGTGCAGGCGTACAACCGGCAGGGGACGGAGGAGGGCCGGTTCGCCCGCGAGAGCACGGGCCGGTTCCGGGCGGCGATGGTCTCGGCCCGCATCCGCTCCGTGTACGGCCCGATCGTCGAGGTGATCGAGCTGACCGGTGCGCTGGCCGTGCTGGCCCTGGGTACCTGGAAGCTGGCGCAGGGGCAGCTCACGCTGGGCGGACTGCTGGTCTTCGTCGCGCTGTTGGGCAAGCTCTACAGTCCGATCCGCGACCTGTCCCAGCTCACCAACACGTTCTACGCGGCGTCCGCGTCGGCCGAGCGGATCATCGAACTGCTCGACCAGCGTCCCCAGGTCGTCGAGGTGGAAGCCGCCCGTGCCCGGAGGATCGGGCGCGCCCGGGGCAATGTCGAGTTCCGCGGCGTCTCCTTCCGCTATCCGGGCACGGCGCGGTGGTCCCTGCGCGACGTGTCGTTCCGCGTCGAGCCGGGTGCCACGCTGGCGCTGGTCGGGGCGAGCGGCGCCGGCAAGTCCACGGTCGGCAAGCTGCAACTGCGCTTCTACGACCCGGACCGGGGGGCGGTGCTCCTCGACGGCACCGATCTGCGGGAACTGCGACTGTCCGAACTGCGGGAGAACGTCGCGGTGGTGCTCCAGGAGACGCTCGTCTTCCACGGCACGGTCCGGGAGAACATCGCGTACGGCCGGCCCGGCGCGACGGAGGCGGACATCGTCGCGGCCGCGCGTGCGGCCGATGCCGACGGGTTCATCCGGCTGCTCCCCGAGGGCTACGACACCGTCGTGGGCCAACGGGGCCGGACCCTGTCCGGCGGTCAGGCCCAGCGCCTGGCGATCGCCCGTGCGATGGTCCGGGACGCGCCCGTACTGCTCCTGGACGAACCGACCACCGGTCTGGACGCCGAGTCGGGCCGCCGGATCATGGAGCCGCTGCGCCGGCTGATGGCCGGCCGGACGACCATCGTGATCTCCCACAACCTGCTCACCGTCCGCGACGCCACGTCCACGGTGGTGCTGGACCGGGGCCGGGTGGCGCAGTCCGGCACGCACGAAGAGCTGCTCGTACGCGACGGCCCTTACGCCCGCCTGCACCGGGTGAACGGCGGCGCGCCCGGCCCCGGCCCCGGCCCCGCCAAGGCCGACTCCCCGCTGAAGGTGCTGTCATGA
- a CDS encoding serine/threonine-protein kinase, with protein sequence MSTAAIARPPAPLLAPGTAPAPGYEVLAHLARTGWLDLYDAWSEERDCRCVVKVLRPDRRGEARLADRLVREGRWLRRFTHPHLVRAYETLESPEPLVVLETLTGETLSHLVDRLPRRAGAEDVAVLGVQLCSAVHYLHGQGLLHLDLKPSNVVVDGGHAKVLDLSVARAPGTAPAGVGTFGYMAPEQARGGLLSAAADVWGIGVTLYEVATGEVPFDPGETLDTNTGAGGGGASGSRDAADDWYPQLEGPAPPVTARRRLPRALAAAIDGCLRPDPAARPTVSELSAALDATLRRRRRDTPVPE encoded by the coding sequence ATGAGCACTGCTGCCATCGCCCGGCCTCCCGCCCCGCTCCTCGCGCCCGGCACGGCCCCGGCGCCCGGGTACGAGGTCCTGGCGCACCTGGCCCGGACCGGCTGGCTCGACCTGTACGACGCCTGGAGCGAAGAGCGGGACTGCCGGTGCGTGGTGAAGGTGCTGCGCCCGGACCGCCGGGGCGAAGCACGGCTGGCCGACCGGCTCGTCCGCGAGGGCCGCTGGCTCCGGCGCTTCACGCATCCGCACCTGGTACGCGCGTACGAGACCTTGGAGTCGCCCGAGCCGCTGGTGGTGCTGGAGACGTTGACGGGCGAGACGCTGTCGCACCTCGTCGACCGGCTGCCGCGGCGGGCGGGCGCCGAGGACGTGGCCGTCCTCGGCGTGCAGTTGTGCTCCGCGGTGCACTACCTGCACGGGCAGGGGCTGCTGCACCTGGACCTCAAGCCGTCGAACGTCGTGGTGGACGGCGGTCACGCGAAGGTGCTCGACCTCAGCGTCGCCCGCGCTCCCGGCACCGCCCCCGCGGGGGTCGGCACGTTCGGCTACATGGCCCCCGAACAGGCGCGCGGGGGCCTGCTGTCGGCTGCGGCCGACGTCTGGGGCATCGGCGTCACGCTGTACGAAGTGGCCACCGGGGAGGTCCCGTTCGACCCCGGCGAGACCTTGGACACGAACACGGGCGCGGGCGGGGGCGGGGCCTCCGGGAGCCGGGACGCGGCCGACGACTGGTACCCGCAGCTCGAAGGACCGGCTCCGCCCGTCACCGCCCGGCGCCGGTTGCCCCGTGCCCTGGCGGCGGCCATCGACGGCTGCCTGCGCCCCGATCCCGCGGCCCGGCCCACGGTGTCCGAACTGTCCGCCGCGCTCGACGCGACGCTGCGCCGGCGGCGGCGCGACACCCCCGTGCCGGAGTGA
- a CDS encoding pyroglutamyl peptidase, protein MMLLRRAASVTALLTTVLPLAVTAPAHADGATPCRTAAPAPALATPPDPEQARLADTRTTALVERAGFGDFVRRFPAALCTARSAAEAGRLLDDWGGALWQAAVRRAQGQRPGGDLAAGDDRPLYWTRLAMTTALARWQPGFPLDAPALRTRFEDASRGLTDNAFRPAPGVRRVFISGFDPFGLDGELRRANPSGSAALQLNGRRITLADGSPAEIRAVVLPVRYADFDAGIVERAFTPRLAGGRGAADVITTISQGYPGIFTLEAWAGRSRSADPYPDNTGSLSGGTREHPVTAPGLAPGAEFIRTTLPTDAATGAVQSPYPVLLNTAVTEIPAGATAPVDRSDGPTPGSRAVAGGGGGYLSNEVAYRSNRLRGDLAPQLPGGHLHTPVLTGLPADPALLTGPDFERNESAITAEVRTVLEHTAARP, encoded by the coding sequence ATGATGCTCTTACGACGCGCCGCGTCCGTCACGGCCCTCCTCACCACCGTCCTTCCCCTGGCCGTCACCGCGCCCGCGCACGCGGACGGGGCCACGCCGTGCCGCACCGCGGCCCCCGCACCCGCCCTCGCCACACCCCCCGACCCCGAGCAGGCGCGGCTCGCGGACACCCGGACCACGGCGCTCGTCGAGCGCGCCGGATTCGGGGACTTCGTCCGGCGCTTCCCCGCCGCGCTGTGCACCGCCCGCAGCGCCGCCGAGGCCGGGCGGCTGCTCGACGACTGGGGCGGGGCCCTCTGGCAGGCCGCCGTGCGCCGCGCCCAGGGGCAGCGGCCCGGCGGTGACCTCGCCGCCGGGGACGACCGGCCGCTGTACTGGACCCGGCTGGCCATGACCACCGCGCTCGCCCGCTGGCAACCGGGGTTCCCCCTCGACGCCCCCGCGCTGCGCACCCGCTTCGAGGACGCTTCCCGCGGCCTCACGGACAACGCCTTCCGGCCGGCGCCGGGCGTACGGCGCGTCTTCATCAGCGGCTTCGACCCGTTCGGGCTCGACGGCGAACTGCGCCGCGCCAACCCCTCCGGTTCCGCCGCCCTCCAGCTCAACGGGCGCCGCATCACCCTCGCCGACGGCAGCCCCGCCGAGATCCGCGCCGTCGTCCTGCCCGTGCGGTACGCGGACTTCGACGCCGGCATCGTGGAGCGGGCCTTCACGCCGCGCCTGGCCGGCGGCCGCGGCGCGGCGGACGTCATCACCACCATCAGCCAGGGCTACCCCGGCATCTTCACCCTGGAGGCCTGGGCGGGCCGTTCCCGGTCGGCGGACCCGTACCCCGACAACACCGGCTCCCTCTCCGGCGGCACCCGCGAGCACCCGGTGACCGCTCCCGGCCTCGCCCCGGGCGCGGAGTTCATCCGGACCACGCTCCCGACCGACGCGGCGACCGGCGCCGTGCAGAGCCCGTACCCGGTGCTCCTCAACACCGCCGTCACCGAGATCCCGGCGGGCGCCACCGCCCCCGTGGACCGCTCCGACGGCCCGACGCCGGGTTCGCGGGCCGTGGCGGGCGGCGGGGGCGGCTACCTGTCCAACGAGGTGGCCTACCGCTCCAACCGCCTCCGCGGCGACCTCGCCCCGCAGCTGCCCGGCGGCCACCTGCACACCCCCGTCCTCACCGGCCTCCCGGCGGACCCGGCCCTGCTGACGGGCCCCGACTTCGAGCGCAACGAGAGCGCGATCACCGCGGAGGTCCGAACCGTCCTCGAACACACCGCGGCCCGCCCGTGA